The region GTCTTCTGTCGAGACTGCAGAATTTATTTCTTACAATTTGTAAGGAAGTAACCTGCACCTCGACCTGTCATGCGCTTTTCTAATAAAGTTTCATCTGGAACATCAGACGGTAGTAGCAACAGCAGTGAGATGAATATTACAGTCATTGCTGCATATTTTGTGGCAGCAATTGCGTTCATTGCTCTCTTCTTTTTATGCTGTCTTCTGGGTAGGAGAAATAAAGTTCATCACAAACTTGGAGTAAAAGATGAAAGACCTCTATTAAACTTAGGGTCAAGTGATATTTCCCCTGGTATCTATTGCGGCAAAAAAACTTCATTGTATAAAATTTTTGTATTTATCTCTCCAAATAACCTTAATTTTTTTACCTTCCAGGTCCTGTCAAAGATTTCAGTACCTCGTCAAATGTCAATAGTTTTTCATTCAAACCGAGTAACTCACTTGCCGAAGATAAACAATCAGAAGATATAGAAGTTACTACTGGAGAACCTCAAGAAAAATTGCCACTCCCACCTGGGCATCCTCAAGCTATATTGCCACTTCCACCTGGACGAGTGTCCATTACACCCCCAAAACCTGTTCCACTAGTCACTGAAGCCCTGAAACCTCCTCCTCAAGTCCTAGGCTCTGTTACTCCAGCTACAGAAGCTACTACTAAAGTCCCTGGTTCTCCTCCTCGTCCTCCTTCTGCAGGTAATCCTGCGGCACCTCCGCCACCCCCAAATATTGGCCGCCCTCATCCACCTAATCCACCAAAATTAGGTATTTTACCTAAACATGGACCACATGGTAAAAGTCGCAAGGGAGCCAGTGAAACCGACAATCAAAAAGCAAAGTTAAAGCCATTCTTCTGGGACAAAGTTCTTGCTAACCCTGAGCAGTCCATGGTGTGGAATCAGATAAAGACAGGCTCCTTTCAGTAAGGACTTAGCTTGTATTACTTTCTTGGATCTTGCAATATATCAGCTACTGATCTTTATATCAAATTTACAGGTTCGATGAGGAGATGATGGAAGACCTTTTTGGTTATAGTAACAATAAGGACAAGAATGATGAAATTATAACCAAGAGAAACCAGGCAGCATTTGAAGCTCCCCAATTCATTCAAATTCTTGATCCTAAAAAATCCCATAATTTATCAATTCTTTTAAAAGCAATAAATGTGACAACTGAAGAAATCTGTGATGCTATCCAAGAAGGTAACTCTTTCTACTCAGATTGTGGTAGAATACtaatataagatcctggaaaGGGTCTTTCTCTAAAACCTTAAGATTTTAGATGGACTGGTTCCTCAACAGATTGTTTTGGGCCAAAAAGAAGATATTGATTAGCATGCCAAAGTTAGCATTCATTGCCCTTCATTCATTTGAATTTTTTTGGACTAAAAAAAAGCGGGGATTCATCATCACCCTTTCTTTTTTTCCGGTCTTTCTACCTTTTAAGAGGTGTTAGCGGGGCTTTCCCCTTAATTCTTATTCTATGAAGACATTAAAAGGTTGGGGAGTTTCTTTGATACTTTTGATTGTGTGAATATTAAAAGAGTACTCTAGCTCATTTTATAGCTAGGTGGGACATAGATGTAGGGGACGAGATGGTTTGTACCAATTCTTTCCTCAATCTGTAACTGCCTTATCAGAGCTTTATTTATGTTATTAAAATTGCTGGTTTCAAAAAAGAAAGGGTTCTTCATTTCGATTTTACAGTTGTTCAAAGGGGTGACTCAAAACTGCAAATGTGACACGAGGGAGTGACCTTAGTCAAAGGAGATCCGCCTATTCTTTACAGATCTACTTATTGACTTGGTTTCATAATTATCATGTCCTAGACTACTGGCCATGTTTGTTTCATGGGATTAACTATGGGATAGGACTATAATCGTTTAAACTTGTAGTTAGAATCCATGACAAATCTCTTAGTTAGAATTTGGGTCTTTGTTTTCTTTTATGGATATAGAGGTTCGCAATTTTTTTACAAACAAATTATTTTGTTGTTAAATACTAACTGATAATGGACCTCCTTATAAATTTGCTTGTCAGTAAAAAAAGAACAGGAATCTTGAGATTTTTTTTGAAAATGTTATTTTATTGTTGTTAACCTCCGTTTTGGCAGTCTCTCTAGATCCTTCCTGAGATTTTTGTGTGGTTCGATTGGGGAAGTTAATTCTTCTTATAGTGACTAGTAAATCACTGTTCTTTTACTTATTGGGGATAATAATACCTGAGTAATAGTTCTGAATCTTACCACAATGATCCTTTATAATTATATCTGTTATTATGAGCAATACAAAGCAAATATTAGCAGTATAAATTCAGTGCCTGAATATGCATCAAATGCCATCGATTATTGCCAACTGGCCAGAGTATTGTAATTATTCTATCAGTCAATTATTTCTTGTATTTGTATCAAATATGTTCTTATCAAATGTTTAAATTGTCCTTCTTTGGCAAACCAGGGAACGAGCTTCCTGCCGAACTCATTGAGACTTTGTTAAAGATGGCACCAACATCACAAGAAGAGCTAAGGCTTAGGTTATACGATGACGACATTTCTAAACTTGGACCTGCTGATCGGTTCATCAAAACCCTGATTGAAATCCCCTTTGCCTACATGCGTCTAGAGGCTTTATTATTTATGTGTACCCTGCAGAATGAAACACCTTCCGTAAAAGATAGTTTTACAGTGTTGGAGGTATCATATTTAACTTATCAATATAATCAATTGTAAGTTGTTTTGTCTTAAAAATTAAATGCAATCACTCAAATTTTACTTTTTGATTGTATATCTGTCGACACCTCTTGATAGCTTTTCCACTTGCCTAGCGATCATTGTCAAGTTATCAACACCTGGTGCTCAGTGTTCTCATATTAATGTTGTAAATAGTGGGAGCAATGAATTAGTTCTAGAGATAGGACTTCTATATGTTTTATTTTGTAGTGAAGGCACGGGAAATGTGATGAATGAAAATTTTTACTCATATACTGCACTTCAACATGCAGGTAGCATGCAAAGAGCTTAAGAACAGCAGACTTTTTCTAAAACTCCTAGAAGCGGTTCTTAAAACTGGAAATCGTATGAATGATGGTACATTTCGTGGTGGCGCACAGGCATTCAAGCTTGATACACTATTAAAGTTGTCAGATGTTAAAGGAGCCGATGGCAAGACCACACTCCTTCACTTTGTTATTCTGGAAATTATTAGAACTGAAGGCCTACGTGCTGCACGTAGATTAAAAGATAGTAGTAGCATGAATAGCTCAAATACAGAAGATATACATGAGAATTCTGTTCAAGAAACCCCTGAAAACCTTTGTAATCTTGGTCTTGATGTAGTCTCTAATTTAAGCACTGAGCTTGCTAATGTTAAAAGGGCTGCAGTTGTTGATCGTGATATGCTAACGAGCACCGTTACCAAGCTTGGTTTCTCCCTAAAACATTCTAAAGAATTTCTTTACAATGAGATGAGTAGTGAGGAAGCAGAATGCGAATTCCGTTCTACACTTGCTAGTTTTATTGAACAGGCAGAATATGATATTGTGTGGATGCTTGAAGAAGAAAAGAGGATAACTGCTCTGGTCAAGAGCACCGCTGAGTACTTCCACGGGACTCCAGGAAGAGATGAGGCAATGCATTTATTTATTATTGTTCGTGATTTTTTGGTAATGGTAGATAAGGTATGTCAAGAGGTAAAAAAATCAGGAGTAGATTCAGTAAAGATTTTTCTAAAAGACGCTCCCAGTGCATCAACTTCTTGAGAATTCATTTATAGCAGCAACAGCAACAGTCTTCTTCAAATGGTCATCAACGGCTCTTTCATGCGATGACAGAGAAACTTAAGAATGATATTAGTTTATCTAAAGAAAGTTGTGGTAGATTAACGAGTTTAGTACAAACAGGTACGAAGATATTACTGCACACGaaatgttaatttttttttcCATGTTTCTGTTAAATGAGATATGTAGAGTACATTAGTTCAGTCATCTAGGAGGTctgttatctttattattattggGAAAAAGTAGATTAAACTGAAACTACCAACCTTATTCAAAATCCTAATTTTCTTATTCTTTCCCAGTGCTAGGTATTAGAATTACCACCAAAATGAAGAATTGCTAAATGATGTCATCTTGCAAAAAACCCGTAGAGTTAACGAGGGCCCAAGACCATAAATGGTTTTCCTCTAATTTTTGTAAGAAGTCAGATGAATCTTTGGCATCAACTTCCAACACAAGAACTTGTGTAAACAAAGCACGTGAGTAAGAACTCACTTTTGGTCTCAGTTGTTGTATGAGGATCTGATAGCAATTTAGTTTAAGTCGATGGTTTTAGTTTTAATTGAATTTCTTGTCTTTGAAATGTTAAGTAGGTTGATAGATACCAGTAGAGTTTGTAATCTTTCATTGCCCCCATTATCTCAGTATTATAATTCTCCATAATTTTGTTGTTGTTGGACTTGTTCCTGTGAAGTTATATTATTGTAGGGCTTTTCAGTTAGCAATACCAATTTTCCGATCTCCTGATGAAGCCATAGAAAAAAATTATACTTCAATTAAATTTGAACTCAAATTCCATTTTCAGGAAGTTGTTACAAGGAGAGGTGAAAAAGAACCAGTTAATTTTATTTTCCTTTGTTGCAGATTATTGGCAACATAATATTATAGGGGGTAATATATGATTAGAATTTAGTTTATATAATATTAAACTTTGGGATGGTTGACAAGTCTCCTCCTACATCTGCAGGTCTGCGCTAATGGTGGAGCTCATTAGGACAATAGGACTAAGTCCGTGGAGGTTGAGAAAGAAGTATCAGGAGAATGCTCTGGGGAAGGTGAGGATGCAAGCGACATGAAGAGAAGTCGTTTTAGCTTGCAAGAGGATTTTGGTTGTAAGAGGATAGAAAGATGGTAAAGTGGTAAGTAATGAAATGAATGTCAAGGAAAGATGTCGCAATGGAAGCTGTTATGGAGGATGGACTTGAAGTTGATGATGACGAAAGTGGAGAAGAAGACATCTGGGCAATGTATCCATCCATGTCTGATTTTTGAGAGTTGGACGGCAGGCATTGAAAGACATTATGACTGGGGAATATTAATTTGTTTGATTACATGTTCTTCTCTGTTAGAGTCTGTACATATATGTGCTTAATTGTTACAATGTTACTACAGATTACATCTAGACGAAACTCAAAAGAGCTCGACACGAGTCTATTTTTCCAGAAAGAAATGAATCATTATATTATATCATGTGAAAGTCAGTTGATTTTTGAATCATGAGATCAACTGTTCGTACAGATTAAGAATAAAGATTCTTGCTTGACACGCGAATTGCATCTTCTACCCAGATTTTAACTTTCGATTTGTGATGATATTGCTTTTTAAGGTCCTGTTGCAGCAACCATTTTTCTATTGATTTTGGCTTAGATATGTATTTCTTAATTGTGAATGCTTTGTCATTGATCAGTGGAACTACACTTTTTAGTCAAGCAGGAGATGGCAAAAGTAAAATCACTCAAAGATAATCAAGTCATTAAAATTAGGTGAAAGGATGAAGTTCAAGGAAAAAAACAGGTGCTACATTATAGTTAATCAAGAAGAAGGATCACTTAATCAGTGAAAGCAGTGGAGGCTGTCGCGTAATAAGCTACAGAAAACATTCCATGAACTATGCAAAGAATCCCTCCGATTGACAGAAAATGGTGTTCTGTGAAGCCACACGAAGCTCTTGATTTTCTGTTTGATGAGGTCCCAATTACCAGCATTGCTAATCCTACAGCCAGTATTATCCTGTTCAATCACGAAAACAATTGATTATAGTGAAATCTACAACAAGAATTAGGCTAATTTGCAGGAACAAACAAGGACACTGCAGAGATCATAGAAGATATAGAATTTGTGGAAACAGTCTCTCTACTGTCCTCTTGCATCTCACTCTCTCTGGATCTCTCTGAATACTTGAAGGTAACAAAAAAAAAAGATCAAAATTTATACTGACCAAGTGAAAATGAGGCATGCTACTGATAATTGTCTAGTAGGAGAAGCCTTTTCCAATTCATCTCGAGTACCAACGCTGCAGCCACCAAGTAAGTTTGCGATAACATGAGCTACACTTAAAAGTATTGCTGCAGCCAAGCCCAGTTGGAAGGCTTCATGACTTGGTTGCTTACACTCAAATATCCATAGCCTTAAATGCTTCTCCTGATACCATAAAACCAATTAATACACCCTATAACCTTATTTTGCTTGTAGTACCAGTGTCTGGACACTTGGACGCACGTACACTTATTTGAGGCCAAAAACATTGAAAAATTTCAAAATGTTGCCGAGCCCCGAAAACAAAGCTTTTAAAAAAGAGAACAAATGCATGTGTAATAATAACAAAACCATACCTGGTTTTGAGCAGCTTCAGCTTGTATGCCAAGAATCCCAGCAGTGATATCTAATGCAATGATGAAAAGACAAACAAAAATACCAACAATCTTTGCCATGAGGCTAGTAAAATGAGTGCCTTGATCAACCAGGTAAAGGTATAAAAGAGAGAAAACACAGTTGAATAGTGAGTAAGTGCTAAAAAGTTGGCAAAGATATATAGGGGGAATGAAATGGAGGTGGAGGATAAAATGATAATGCAGGAAAAAGTATGTTTTGTGAGAGATAacactactactactactactactgtTTATGAAAAAAAACAGGACTTTATGTAATTACTTTAGAATGTAATAGTTTCCTTTTGACGGGGGGGCTGTGGGTAAAGAAGGAAGGAAGGCATAATACACAGCTCAGACTCTCGTGCCCCTGGCCATCTTTTACCCTTTTTATTTCGGTGGGATTTCAGATACGCTTTTTTACGCTAAAACCTTTTAATTATCTCTTTTTTTGCTTAACTGATTTTCAGAAATCAAGTCTAACGCAAGATTCTAGCTTAATCAGTCCATACATCAGATAATTGATTGAATCCAAGACGACGGAGGTTTATCGAAAATGTTAGAGGTCAAAACGGTACTATTTTATTATACTTTTTCTGTcctatttttttttatatattttttctttttcgaTATCTCACATTTCAAACAtattaaaaatgataaaattttataatataaaaaataattatatccCACTTATTATCACCATTTTCTTTAATTATACtcattttatatatttaaatattaattagttctatcatttttcatttttttcctcataaaattacattttattaATCTCTGTATCCAAACTAAAGgtatataattaatattttacaaaaatataGTAGGTTACAAAAATATATCTTCATAAAAGTTGATCCTTGTTAGTATGTTACCACCGTTAATATATCTATAAAACGTGATTATTAAGCAATGACATAGAGAAGATCTGTGACATAATAATCACATCAGTACTCCACAAAGTAATACTTACTTTAAATTCATTATAAGTTATATATAGTTCAAGTTGGGTCCAATTATTACATTTATTTGTTCTGTATAAGAAATGTTAGAATCCCAAAAATTATtctttatatatttatttataaataagatACGTTCCTTATATTAATTTGAATCTCATGCATAAAAATATGACAGGTATTATTTTAGGAAATTTTTGAATAAAGAGTATTACTCTTTAAATGTTACCAAGTCCAGTGCACTTACGAGTTAATTAATTCTATTGAAATCTTCTTGTAATATTAACAATcgaataattttatttaaaatcttaaaaaagTAACTTAATTACAATTTATAAATGTAAAGTTGGGATGAAATTTTGGACAGCTTGACATGTACTCAGAACTTGACTCCTTCTGTCACTCACCTAATAAAATCATTTTATCAGCACATTATTATAGTAAAAGTTACAGATGTTCGTATTTTTTATTTGATTAAAGTGAAACTTTGGTTTTTGTGCAGTACTAGTTTTTTATTTTAAACATATAAAGTAGAAGAGAAAATTGGGCCTGAAAGTATCTCTCATACAAATAACctgaaattaaaatattttataatgtAAGATTTATCTGagattaaaatattttataatataaaatataaaatgcaAAAATTATCCATGCTATGCTTGTTTTCTTTCAACTCGATCGCCCCTCCATCCCTCAAGTAGAAACTGTTTGTGCTATAATTGTACAAAATTAATGGACCTGTTGTATCCAGTAAGGCCCAAAGTCGGATACTTTACTGCCTCCATAGGATAAACAAAGCTTCTTTTTCTTTAAAGCAAAGCAACTGTTACTTGTACTCACCAAATGAACATGGATTTTAATTACTACTAAAGTTTACTCCTTACCTCCTCAGTGTACACAACTGTCAT is a window of Apium graveolens cultivar Ventura chromosome 11, ASM990537v1, whole genome shotgun sequence DNA encoding:
- the LOC141697883 gene encoding formin-like protein 5; protein product: MRFSNKVSSGTSDGSSNSSEMNITVIAAYFVAAIAFIALFFLCCLLGRRNKVHHKLGVKDERPLLNLGSSDISPGPVKDFSTSSNVNSFSFKPSNSLAEDKQSEDIEVTTGEPQEKLPLPPGHPQAILPLPPGRVSITPPKPVPLVTEALKPPPQVLGSVTPATEATTKVPGSPPRPPSAGNPAAPPPPPNIGRPHPPNPPKLGILPKHGPHGKSRKGASETDNQKAKLKPFFWDKVLANPEQSMVWNQIKTGSFQFDEEMMEDLFGYSNNKDKNDEIITKRNQAAFEAPQFIQILDPKKSHNLSILLKAINVTTEEICDAIQEGNELPAELIETLLKMAPTSQEELRLRLYDDDISKLGPADRFIKTLIEIPFAYMRLEALLFMCTLQNETPSVKDSFTVLEVACKELKNSRLFLKLLEAVLKTGNRMNDGTFRGGAQAFKLDTLLKLSDVKGADGKTTLLHFVILEIIRTEGLRAARRLKDSSSMNSSNTEDIHENSVQETPENLCNLGLDVVSNLSTELANVKRAAVVDRDMLTSTVTKLGFSLKHSKEFLYNEMSSEEAECEFRSTLASFIEQAEYDIVWMLEEEKRITALVKSTAEYFHGTPGRDEAMHLFIIVRDFLVMVDKVCQEVKKSGVDSVKIFLKDAPSASTS
- the LOC141698142 gene encoding protein VASCULATURE COMPLEXITY AND CONNECTIVITY-like, translated to MAKIVGIFVCLFIIALDITAGILGIQAEAAQNQEKHLRLWIFECKQPSHEAFQLGLAAAILLSVAHVIANLLGGCSVGTRDELEKASPTRQLSVACLIFTWIILAVGLAMLVIGTSSNRKSRASCGFTEHHFLSIGGILCIVHGMFSVAYYATASTAFTD